In the genome of Photobacterium sp. TY1-4, one region contains:
- a CDS encoding NADPH-dependent 2,4-dienoyl-CoA reductase: MDDKSYPHLLAPLDLGFTQLRNRVLMGSMHTGLEESRDGFKKLSAFYAARAKGGVGLIVTGGFSPNFRGRLHPFSAEFSSGRAARAHRVITDAVHDEGGKIALQLLHAGRYAMHPFAVSASAIRAPISKFTPSKMSPRQIHKTIDAFARSAELAREAGYDGVELMGSEGYLINQFICKRSNHRYDEWGGSYENRIRFPIELTKAVRQRVGRDFIIIFRLSMLDLVEQGSTHEEVVQLAKALEAAGVTILNTGIGWHEARIPTIATQVPRAAFAWVTEKLKNEVNIPLVTCNRINTPDVAEGILASNQADMVSMARPFLADPEFVVKAQQNRAADINTCIGCNQACLDHVFINKRASCLVNPQACYETELVLTPAATSRRLAIVGAGPAGMASAVAAAERGFQVDLFEKNDHVGGQFNLAMQIPGKEEFKETIRYFSRRLEQTGVNVKLGHRITAEELKGYDEVIVATGVAPRLPDIPGIEHEKVIDYQTLIREQVPLGQKVAVIGAGGIGVDVSTMLTEPEHQDLDSWLKDWGVDKSIDHAGGLYPHDAYVSQRQVWLMQRRPGKVGKGPGRTTGWIHRRVLEKRGVELLAGVSYDKIDDQGLHITVEGQQRVLDVDHIVICAGQHSVEELSTQLKAMAIPVHVIGGADVAGEVDAKRVIRQGVELVAQL, encoded by the coding sequence ATGGACGATAAATCTTACCCGCATTTGTTGGCGCCGCTGGATCTGGGATTTACCCAGCTGCGTAACCGTGTATTGATGGGGTCAATGCACACTGGCCTTGAAGAGTCACGTGACGGCTTCAAGAAACTTTCTGCATTCTATGCCGCACGGGCCAAGGGCGGTGTCGGGCTGATTGTCACCGGTGGCTTCTCACCCAACTTCCGGGGTCGTTTGCATCCATTCAGTGCTGAATTCAGCTCGGGCCGTGCCGCTCGGGCGCACCGGGTTATTACTGATGCCGTGCATGATGAAGGCGGTAAAATTGCCCTGCAACTGCTGCACGCCGGTCGCTATGCCATGCACCCTTTTGCCGTGAGCGCCTCGGCGATCCGCGCGCCGATTTCCAAATTCACGCCCAGTAAAATGAGCCCCCGTCAGATCCACAAGACAATCGACGCATTTGCCCGCAGTGCCGAGCTGGCACGCGAAGCCGGCTATGACGGTGTGGAATTGATGGGCTCAGAAGGCTATCTGATCAACCAGTTCATCTGTAAGCGTAGCAACCACCGCTATGATGAGTGGGGCGGCAGCTATGAGAACCGGATCCGGTTTCCGATTGAACTGACCAAAGCCGTACGCCAACGGGTCGGGCGGGATTTCATCATTATTTTCCGCCTGTCGATGCTGGATCTGGTCGAACAGGGCAGCACCCACGAAGAAGTGGTGCAGTTGGCCAAAGCTTTAGAAGCGGCCGGGGTGACCATTCTCAATACCGGGATTGGCTGGCATGAAGCCCGGATCCCGACCATTGCCACCCAAGTGCCACGCGCCGCGTTTGCCTGGGTGACTGAAAAGCTGAAAAATGAAGTGAACATTCCGCTGGTGACCTGTAACCGGATCAACACCCCGGATGTGGCGGAAGGGATCCTGGCGTCCAACCAGGCTGACATGGTATCGATGGCGCGGCCGTTTCTGGCTGACCCGGAATTTGTCGTCAAAGCGCAGCAGAACCGGGCCGCGGATATCAATACCTGTATCGGCTGTAACCAGGCGTGCCTGGATCATGTATTTATCAATAAACGGGCCAGTTGTCTGGTGAATCCTCAGGCGTGTTATGAGACCGAACTGGTCCTGACGCCGGCTGCGACATCCCGCCGATTGGCGATTGTCGGCGCCGGTCCGGCCGGCATGGCCAGTGCCGTCGCGGCGGCAGAGCGGGGGTTCCAGGTGGATTTGTTCGAGAAAAACGATCATGTCGGCGGACAGTTTAATCTGGCGATGCAAATCCCGGGGAAAGAAGAGTTTAAGGAAACAATTCGCTATTTCTCCCGGCGCCTGGAGCAAACCGGGGTCAATGTGAAGCTGGGTCACCGCATTACGGCGGAAGAACTGAAAGGCTATGACGAAGTGATTGTCGCTACCGGGGTAGCACCGCGGCTGCCGGATATTCCGGGCATCGAGCATGAAAAAGTGATTGACTACCAGACCCTGATCCGCGAGCAGGTGCCGCTGGGGCAGAAAGTGGCCGTGATTGGGGCCGGGGGGATCGGCGTCGATGTATCGACGATGCTGACCGAGCCGGAGCATCAGGATCTCGATAGCTGGCTGAAAGACTGGGGGGTCGACAAGTCGATTGATCACGCGGGTGGGTTATATCCTCATGATGCGTACGTCAGTCAGCGCCAGGTGTGGCTGATGCAGCGTCGTCCGGGGAAAGTCGGCAAAGGGCCGGGCAGAACCACAGGGTGGATCCACCGCCGGGTGTTGGAGAAACGGGGCGTAGAGCTGCTGGCCGGGGTCAGTTATGACAAGATTGATGATCAGGGTCTGCACATCACGGTCGAGGGCCAGCAACGGGTGCTGGATGTCGATCATATTGTGATTTGTGCCGGTCAGCACTCGGTTGAGGAATTGTCAACACAACTCAAAGCGATGGCGATCCCGGTCCATGTGATCGG
- the msrB gene encoding peptide-methionine (R)-S-oxide reductase MsrB, with the protein MSDKSDTYWRDKLTAEQYHICRERGTEPPFSGTLLHNRETGRYHCTCCEAALFSSEHKFDSGCGWPSFDAPIRPEAIRYLEDHSHGMHRIEIRCAECDSHLGHVFPDGPPTTGERYCVNSVSLIFNGESSEGE; encoded by the coding sequence ATGTCAGATAAATCAGACACTTATTGGCGTGATAAGCTAACTGCTGAGCAGTACCATATTTGTCGGGAGCGTGGGACCGAACCACCGTTCTCCGGAACGTTGCTCCATAACCGTGAAACCGGGCGATACCACTGCACCTGCTGTGAAGCGGCCTTGTTCAGTTCTGAGCACAAATTTGATTCGGGTTGCGGCTGGCCGAGTTTTGATGCGCCGATCCGCCCTGAGGCGATCCGTTATCTGGAAGATCACAGCCATGGCATGCACCGGATTGAAATTCGTTGTGCCGAATGCGACAGCCACCTCGGGCATGTGTTTCCCGACGGGCCGCCGACGACAGGTGAGCGTTACTGTGTGAACTCCGTGTCCCTCATTTTTAACGGTGAATCATCTGAGGGGGAATAA
- the sppA gene encoding signal peptide peptidase SppA has protein sequence MKVIFKGIGKLFRALWRLISFTRQLILNLLFLAFAGLLIFAFYPSEEKPTLPEKAALVLDLSGPIVEHRAHTSPIDEFAGSALGQPPVQENVLFDIVDSIRAASTDNHITGLVLNLQDMSETNLTKLRYIAKAIQEFKQAGKPVYAVGDSYKQSQYYLSSYADKVFMSPDGAVLLTGYGSYSLYYKSLLEKLDVNTHVFRVGTYKSFVEPYTRDSMSDEAREANTAWLNQLWDAYTRDVANNRNIDPSMLTPELDDLITRLEAVGGDFAKLSLEMGLIDELVNRPVLNQKLIDQFGKDDDDHFNQISYYDYLGTVDNRDLPSKNKVAVVVASGAIVDGQQHQGTIGGDSTAALLREARLDDNIKAVILRVDSPGGSAFASEVIRSEVDALKLAGKPVVASMSSLAASGGYWISSSASKILAQPTTITGSIGIFAILTTFEDGLKNMGIHSDGVGTTPFSGVGITRELPEGVAKIFQLGIEHGYQRFIGLVSKYRDMSLAEADHIAQGRVWTGQDALRLGLVDQLGDFDDAVLTAAELAKLDSYELRWMEEPLSPAEQLLKEFTSEAQSHMAQAVFGQLPAALQPVTRQVVSDFTALNNFNDPKGHYAFCLNCTNIQ, from the coding sequence ATGAAAGTGATATTCAAAGGAATCGGAAAACTGTTCCGCGCCCTGTGGCGGCTGATCAGTTTCACCCGCCAACTGATCCTCAATCTGCTGTTTTTGGCCTTTGCCGGCCTGCTGATCTTCGCGTTCTACCCAAGCGAAGAAAAACCGACGCTGCCTGAAAAAGCAGCCCTGGTGCTGGATCTCTCCGGGCCGATCGTCGAACACCGGGCTCACACCAGTCCAATTGACGAATTTGCCGGCAGCGCCCTGGGTCAGCCGCCGGTTCAGGAAAACGTACTGTTTGATATTGTCGACAGCATCCGGGCGGCCTCGACCGACAACCACATTACCGGCCTGGTCCTCAATCTTCAGGACATGTCAGAGACCAACCTGACGAAACTGCGTTACATTGCCAAAGCGATCCAGGAGTTCAAACAGGCCGGGAAACCGGTGTATGCCGTGGGTGACAGCTATAAACAGAGCCAGTATTACCTGTCGAGCTATGCTGACAAGGTGTTTATGTCTCCCGATGGCGCCGTGTTGCTGACCGGTTACGGCAGTTACTCGCTGTACTACAAAAGCCTGCTGGAAAAGCTGGACGTGAATACCCATGTGTTCCGGGTCGGCACTTACAAATCTTTTGTTGAACCCTATACCCGCGACAGCATGTCTGATGAAGCCCGGGAAGCCAATACCGCCTGGCTCAACCAACTCTGGGATGCTTACACCCGCGATGTGGCCAACAACCGCAATATCGACCCATCGATGCTCACCCCTGAGCTGGACGATCTGATCACCCGTCTGGAAGCCGTCGGCGGCGACTTTGCCAAACTGAGCCTGGAGATGGGCTTGATTGATGAGCTGGTCAACCGGCCGGTGCTGAACCAGAAACTGATTGATCAGTTCGGCAAGGATGACGATGATCACTTTAACCAGATCAGCTATTACGACTATCTGGGCACCGTCGATAACCGCGATCTGCCGAGCAAAAACAAAGTGGCCGTGGTCGTCGCCAGTGGCGCCATTGTTGACGGCCAGCAGCATCAAGGCACCATCGGTGGTGATTCAACGGCTGCTCTGCTGCGGGAAGCGCGCCTGGATGACAACATTAAAGCGGTGATCCTGCGGGTGGACAGCCCGGGCGGCAGCGCCTTTGCCTCGGAAGTGATCCGCAGCGAAGTCGATGCACTCAAACTGGCCGGCAAGCCGGTCGTGGCTTCCATGTCCAGCCTGGCAGCTTCCGGCGGATACTGGATCTCGTCCAGCGCCAGCAAGATCCTGGCCCAGCCGACCACGATCACCGGCTCAATCGGTATTTTTGCAATTCTGACCACCTTTGAAGACGGCCTCAAGAATATGGGGATCCACAGCGACGGTGTCGGCACCACCCCATTCTCCGGGGTCGGTATCACCCGCGAGCTGCCGGAAGGCGTGGCCAAAATATTCCAACTGGGCATTGAGCACGGTTATCAGCGCTTTATTGGTCTGGTCAGCAAGTACCGTGATATGTCGCTGGCCGAAGCCGATCACATTGCCCAAGGCCGGGTCTGGACCGGACAAGACGCCCTGCGCCTGGGTCTGGTCGATCAGCTCGGGGATTTTGATGACGCTGTACTCACGGCAGCAGAGCTGGCCAAACTCGACAGCTATGAGCTGCGTTGGATGGAAGAGCCGCTGAGCCCGGCCGAGCAACTGCTGAAGGAGTTCACCTCGGAAGCACAGTCGCACATGGCTCAGGCCGTGTTCGGTCAGTTACCAGCCGCACTACAGCCGGTCACCCGGCAGGTGGTGTCGGATTTCACCGCGCTGAACAACTTTAACGACCCGAAAGGCCATTACGCCTTCTGTCTGAACTGTACCAATATTCAATAG
- the dbpA gene encoding ATP-dependent RNA helicase DbpA, with protein sequence MSQTDFSTLDLKPDLLSNLASLGYDTMTPIQAQSLPHILAGKDVIAQGKTGSGKTAAFGLGVLEHLDVKRFRVQSLVLCPTRELADQVAKEIRRLARAIHNIKVLTLCGGMPFGPQIGSLEHGAHIIVGTPGRVEEHVRKGYLNLDHLNLLVLDEADRMLEMGFQDSLDVIIDAAPARRQGLLFSATYPAQIQAIASRILENPVTVKVASTHDQHSIRQHFFKVDSNDDRMMAVRLLLACHRPESAVIFCNTKREVQDVADELNAYGFSALALHGDLEQRERDQTLVRFANKSASVLVATDVAARGLDIDALDAVINYHLARDVEVHVHRIGRTGRAGSKGIACSLFSDKEHYKVALLEDYLEQPIEGEALPSSHLLTEPSVQPAMITLQIAGGKKQKVRPGDILGALTGEQGIQGSEVGKINVFDQCAYVAVQRDVARRALKKLEKGKMKGRTFRVRQIRD encoded by the coding sequence GTGAGCCAGACTGATTTTTCCACCTTGGATCTGAAACCGGATCTGCTGAGCAACCTCGCTTCGTTGGGGTATGACACCATGACCCCGATTCAGGCGCAAAGCCTGCCGCATATTCTGGCGGGCAAAGATGTGATTGCTCAGGGGAAAACCGGCTCCGGTAAAACCGCGGCGTTTGGGCTTGGGGTGTTGGAGCATCTGGATGTTAAACGCTTTCGGGTACAATCGCTGGTGCTGTGTCCGACCCGTGAGCTGGCCGATCAGGTGGCCAAGGAAATCCGCCGGTTAGCGCGGGCGATTCATAATATCAAAGTGCTGACGCTGTGCGGCGGGATGCCATTTGGTCCGCAGATTGGCTCTTTGGAGCATGGCGCGCATATTATTGTCGGAACACCGGGCCGGGTGGAAGAGCATGTCCGCAAAGGCTATCTCAATCTGGATCATCTGAATCTGCTGGTGCTGGATGAGGCGGACCGGATGCTGGAAATGGGGTTCCAGGACAGCTTGGATGTGATTATCGATGCTGCTCCTGCGCGTCGTCAGGGCTTGCTGTTTAGCGCGACTTACCCGGCTCAGATCCAGGCCATTGCCAGCCGGATTCTTGAGAATCCGGTGACGGTCAAAGTGGCTTCGACCCATGATCAGCACAGCATCCGGCAGCACTTCTTCAAGGTCGACAGCAATGATGACCGGATGATGGCCGTGCGGCTGTTGCTGGCGTGCCATCGCCCCGAATCGGCGGTGATATTCTGTAATACCAAGCGCGAAGTACAGGATGTGGCCGATGAGCTGAATGCTTATGGTTTCAGCGCACTGGCGCTGCACGGGGATCTGGAGCAGCGTGAGCGTGATCAGACCCTGGTGCGTTTTGCCAACAAGAGCGCCTCGGTGCTGGTGGCGACCGACGTTGCAGCCCGTGGGTTAGATATTGATGCCTTGGATGCGGTGATCAACTATCATCTGGCGCGGGATGTTGAGGTTCATGTCCACCGCATTGGCCGGACCGGCCGTGCGGGCAGCAAGGGCATTGCCTGTTCACTGTTCAGTGATAAAGAGCACTACAAAGTTGCTTTGCTGGAAGACTACCTGGAGCAGCCGATTGAAGGCGAGGCGTTGCCATCATCCCACTTGTTGACGGAGCCGAGTGTGCAGCCAGCGATGATCACTTTGCAAATCGCGGGCGGGAAGAAGCAGAAAGTTCGACCGGGCGATATTCTGGGGGCGTTGACCGGCGAGCAGGGGATCCAGGGCAGCGAGGTCGGAAAAATCAATGTCTTTGATCAGTGTGCTTATGTTGCTGTGCAGCGGGATGTTGCCCGGCGGGCCCTGAAAAAACTGGAAAAAGGGAAGATGAAAGGCCGGACATTCCGGGTGCGACAAATTCGGGACTGA
- the gap gene encoding type I glyceraldehyde-3-phosphate dehydrogenase — protein MTIKVGINGFGRIGRFVFRAAQERNDIEVVGINDLIDVEYMAYMLKYDSTHGRFNGTVEVEGGNLIVNGKTVRVTAERNPTELKWDEIGVDVVAEATGIFLTDETARQHITAGAKKVVLTGPSKDATPMFVMGVNHQSYAGQDIVSNASCTTNCLAPIAKVLNDKFGIESGLMTTVHATTATQKTVDGPSAKDWRGGRGASQNIIPSSTGAAKAVGVVLPELNGKLTGMAFRVPTANVSVVDLTVNLKEGASYEAICAAMKEASEGELKGVLGYTEDAVVSQDFIGEVQTSVFDAKAGIALTDKFVKVVSWYDNEIGYSNKVLDLIAHISK, from the coding sequence ATGACTATCAAAGTAGGTATTAACGGTTTTGGCCGTATTGGACGTTTCGTATTCCGCGCTGCTCAAGAGCGTAACGACATCGAAGTTGTGGGCATCAACGACCTGATCGACGTTGAATACATGGCTTATATGCTGAAATACGATTCAACGCACGGTCGCTTCAACGGCACTGTTGAAGTTGAAGGTGGTAACCTGATCGTCAACGGTAAAACTGTACGTGTAACCGCTGAGCGTAACCCGACTGAACTGAAGTGGGACGAAATCGGTGTTGACGTTGTCGCTGAAGCAACTGGTATCTTCCTGACTGACGAAACTGCACGTCAGCACATCACTGCTGGTGCGAAGAAAGTTGTTCTGACTGGCCCATCTAAAGACGCAACACCAATGTTCGTGATGGGTGTAAACCATCAGTCTTACGCTGGCCAAGACATCGTTTCTAACGCGTCTTGTACCACTAACTGTCTGGCACCAATCGCTAAAGTCCTGAACGACAAGTTCGGCATTGAGTCTGGTCTGATGACAACTGTTCACGCAACGACTGCAACTCAGAAAACTGTTGACGGTCCTTCTGCGAAAGACTGGCGTGGTGGCCGTGGTGCTTCTCAGAACATCATCCCATCTTCAACTGGTGCAGCGAAAGCTGTCGGCGTTGTGCTTCCAGAACTGAACGGCAAGCTGACTGGTATGGCTTTCCGCGTCCCAACTGCGAACGTTTCTGTGGTTGACCTGACTGTAAACCTGAAAGAAGGCGCATCTTACGAAGCTATCTGTGCAGCGATGAAAGAAGCTTCTGAAGGCGAGCTGAAAGGCGTTCTGGGTTACACTGAAGATGCAGTTGTTTCTCAAGACTTCATCGGTGAAGTTCAAACTTCTGTATTCGATGCTAAAGCGGGTATCGCCCTGACCGACAAATTCGTGAAAGTTGTATCTTGGTACGACAACGAAATCGGTTACTCAAACAAGGTCCTGGACCTGATTGCACACATCTCTAAGTAA
- a CDS encoding VOC family protein: protein MAISRVDTVSIPVSDQRQALWFYRDALGFELIRDHHGENHQRWIQLAPKGAETTISLVKPFGGMAAGSVQGLVVQTDDIQKTHQELSRRGVTLSDIVTLVGGRFATFNDPDGNGWVLIEANVQMQA from the coding sequence ATGGCGATTTCACGGGTGGATACGGTATCGATTCCGGTTTCGGATCAGCGACAGGCCCTGTGGTTTTATCGGGATGCCTTGGGATTTGAGCTGATCCGAGATCACCACGGCGAAAACCATCAGCGCTGGATCCAACTGGCGCCGAAAGGGGCAGAAACGACGATCAGCCTGGTCAAACCCTTTGGCGGGATGGCGGCAGGCTCGGTCCAGGGCTTAGTGGTTCAGACTGATGACATCCAGAAAACACACCAAGAGCTAAGCCGTCGGGGGGTGACGCTGTCTGATATTGTCACCCTCGTCGGAGGGCGGTTTGCAACCTTTAATGATCCCGATGGGAATGGTTGGGTCCTGATTGAAGCCAACGTGCAGATGCAGGCTTGA
- a CDS encoding glutathione S-transferase family protein, protein MILHGSSISPFVRKIMLALAYKGLPYELQPLNPYLEKELALKRHPLGKVPVLEHDGVSVIDSTVIAHYLDDLCPVPPLYPGSAQARAKIRWLEEYADTRLTSLIGGVLFYQKIMRGKMLNKEVDEDAIEQCLTHHLPQALRYLEEQLPESGYVTPQLSMAEISLWSVCRSGWMAGLRLSQYPRLQVYLAAIEQEPWVANLMGEEDHELRSFYCEPMIYHNHLS, encoded by the coding sequence ATGATTCTTCACGGCTCTTCCATCTCTCCCTTTGTCCGAAAAATTATGCTCGCGCTCGCCTATAAAGGGCTCCCTTATGAGCTCCAACCCCTGAATCCGTACCTGGAGAAAGAACTGGCGCTCAAACGCCACCCCCTCGGGAAGGTCCCGGTACTGGAGCACGACGGGGTTTCCGTCATCGACTCCACCGTGATTGCCCACTATCTGGATGATCTCTGCCCGGTGCCGCCCCTCTATCCCGGCTCCGCTCAGGCCCGGGCGAAAATACGCTGGCTCGAAGAATATGCCGATACCCGGCTGACCTCACTGATCGGCGGTGTACTGTTTTACCAAAAAATCATGCGGGGCAAGATGCTGAATAAGGAAGTCGATGAGGACGCCATCGAACAGTGTCTGACCCACCACCTGCCGCAGGCACTGCGCTATCTGGAAGAGCAATTGCCCGAATCCGGCTATGTGACGCCGCAGCTTTCCATGGCGGAAATCAGTTTATGGAGTGTTTGTCGCAGTGGTTGGATGGCGGGGCTGAGGCTGAGCCAGTACCCGCGGTTGCAGGTATATCTGGCAGCCATTGAACAAGAGCCATGGGTGGCAAATTTGATGGGCGAGGAAGACCATGAGCTCCGCAGCTTTTATTGCGAGCCCATGATTTATCACAATCACCTCAGCTGA
- a CDS encoding YeaC family protein, producing MELEQLLQAMTPEVFQRISTAVEIGKWPDGTPLTPEQRDAAMQAMMIYQSRHNTEAEHMSVAAGGDIMFKSKAELKRDFGIDETPAPNDIARFEHDQL from the coding sequence ATGGAACTCGAACAATTACTACAAGCAATGACCCCGGAAGTCTTTCAACGGATTTCGACCGCAGTTGAAATTGGTAAATGGCCTGACGGCACACCGCTGACCCCGGAGCAGCGGGATGCGGCGATGCAGGCGATGATGATTTACCAGTCCCGTCATAACACTGAGGCGGAGCATATGTCAGTCGCTGCCGGTGGCGATATTATGTTTAAGTCGAAGGCGGAGCTGAAGCGCGATTTCGGGATTGATGAGACCCCGGCGCCGAATGACATTGCCCGCTTTGAGCACGATCAGCTCTGA
- a CDS encoding DUF2989 domain-containing protein, translating into MMKNRVLTTTQRLYLSVACLTLLGGCFDRHRSTDSLCQDHPEICANTNLNDGQCRLQRTQLIWQRYDVLQNPTDEEQFKELKFTYAYQKCLEYAARIEPTELKERKTMRTRALIHSYEDIRRLSEALADSTDPQIIYYRWSQGDKRALRQFLQLEGTPALETPELQLALATFYTEVDKEKTIQLLKHALELHTGEQPIQPEIIQSLATLSHQTESATEAYLWAKIGTDLGASVASQEKLNNFYPMTDEERQRLDEKALQVAKSIRRGKFRAELVQ; encoded by the coding sequence ATGATGAAGAACCGAGTCTTGACGACAACGCAACGACTATACCTTTCAGTCGCCTGCCTGACCCTGCTGGGCGGGTGTTTTGATCGACATCGCTCAACCGACAGTTTGTGTCAGGATCATCCTGAAATTTGCGCCAATACCAATCTCAACGATGGCCAGTGCCGGCTACAACGGACCCAGTTGATCTGGCAGCGCTATGATGTGCTGCAAAATCCAACCGATGAAGAGCAGTTTAAAGAGCTGAAATTTACTTACGCTTATCAGAAATGCCTGGAATACGCCGCCCGAATTGAACCGACCGAGCTGAAAGAGCGCAAGACAATGCGAACCCGGGCGCTGATCCACAGCTATGAGGATATTCGTCGGCTGTCCGAAGCCCTGGCTGACTCGACCGATCCGCAAATCATTTATTACCGCTGGAGCCAGGGTGACAAGCGTGCCCTGCGTCAATTCCTACAACTGGAAGGAACCCCAGCACTTGAAACGCCGGAGTTACAACTGGCGCTGGCCACCTTCTATACCGAAGTCGATAAAGAAAAAACCATTCAGCTACTGAAGCACGCCCTGGAGCTCCATACCGGTGAGCAGCCGATTCAACCGGAGATCATCCAATCGCTCGCGACATTATCCCACCAGACCGAGTCCGCCACGGAAGCTTATTTATGGGCCAAAATCGGCACTGATCTCGGCGCATCCGTCGCCAGCCAGGAAAAGCTGAACAACTTCTATCCGATGACTGACGAAGAGCGCCAACGTTTGGACGAGAAAGCGCTGCAAGTCGCCAAATCAATTCGTCGCGGCAAGTTCCGCGCCGAACTGGTCCAGTAA
- the ansA gene encoding asparaginase has translation MERKHIYIAYTGGTIGMQKSDHGYIPVAGFMQKQLESMPEFHRPEMPKFTIHEYAPLIDSSDMTPSDWQRIADDIKANYDDYDGFVILHGTDTMAYTASALSFMFENLDKPVIVTGSQIPLAELRSDGQSNLLNALHIAANYPINEVTVFFNNQLIRGNRSTKAHADGFGAFISPNLPPLLEAGINIQLNNVELNKQPEGPFKVHNITPQPIGVITMYPGISPEVIRNTLRQPVNAMILLTFGVGNAPQNADLLAQLKEASDRGVVVVNLTQCLSGKVNMGGYATGCALADAGVLSGYDMTPEAALAKLHFLLSQDLPNETVRNLMQEDLRGELSH, from the coding sequence ATGGAAAGAAAACACATTTACATTGCTTACACCGGCGGCACTATCGGTATGCAGAAGTCTGATCACGGTTACATCCCGGTCGCAGGCTTTATGCAAAAGCAACTGGAAAGCATGCCAGAGTTCCATCGTCCGGAAATGCCGAAGTTCACGATCCACGAGTACGCGCCTCTGATTGACTCGTCGGACATGACGCCATCGGACTGGCAGCGCATCGCAGACGATATCAAAGCAAACTACGACGACTACGACGGTTTCGTCATTCTTCATGGTACGGACACCATGGCGTATACCGCATCAGCGCTGTCGTTTATGTTTGAGAACCTGGACAAGCCCGTCATCGTGACCGGTTCACAGATCCCACTGGCTGAGCTACGCTCGGACGGTCAGAGCAACCTGCTCAATGCCCTGCACATCGCGGCCAACTACCCGATCAATGAAGTGACGGTCTTTTTCAATAACCAGCTGATCCGCGGTAACCGCAGCACCAAAGCACATGCTGACGGTTTCGGCGCGTTCATCTCCCCAAACCTGCCGCCGCTGCTGGAAGCCGGGATCAATATTCAGCTCAACAATGTAGAACTGAATAAACAGCCGGAAGGACCGTTCAAAGTCCACAACATCACGCCGCAACCGATCGGGGTGATCACCATGTATCCGGGGATCTCTCCGGAAGTGATCCGCAATACCCTACGCCAGCCGGTCAATGCGATGATCCTGCTGACCTTCGGCGTCGGTAACGCACCGCAGAATGCGGATCTGCTGGCCCAGTTGAAAGAAGCCAGCGATCGTGGCGTGGTTGTGGTCAACCTGACCCAGTGCCTGTCCGGCAAGGTCAACATGGGCGGGTATGCCACTGGTTGTGCATTGGCGGATGCCGGTGTACTCAGCGGCTACGATATGACCCCGGAAGCGGCACTGGCCAAACTACACTTCCTGCTAAGCCAGGATCTGCCGAATGAAACTGTTCGCAACCTGATGCAAGAGGATCTGCGTGGCGAGCTGAGCCACTAA
- a CDS encoding D-hexose-6-phosphate mutarotase: MDLRNLSTISVLSDAITVCDYQGIKLLRIQHPQAEAGISLHGGHLVWYKPAGESAVIWLSEKAEFDPQKAIRGGIPVCWPWFGKAATPSHGFARLSDWALKEHRENDHGVIISLTLKADETTQALWPHQFCTELTFEIGRELHVSLTSTNTDTHAWSFSGALHTYFTVGDIRETSITGMGQTYLDSTQDDITCDGEAVLQFSGETDRVYTSPESPVVIHDARNQRQIQVRNQGHDCAVIWNPWQALSTSMADMADNSFETMVCVESTIHESPIELVPGACHTLSTHIKVHRD, from the coding sequence ATGGATTTACGTAACCTTTCAACAATTTCAGTATTATCCGATGCAATCACCGTGTGCGACTACCAAGGCATAAAGCTCCTGCGAATCCAACATCCGCAGGCTGAAGCCGGCATTTCCCTGCACGGTGGTCATTTGGTTTGGTACAAACCGGCTGGGGAATCCGCTGTGATCTGGCTGAGCGAGAAAGCGGAATTTGATCCTCAAAAAGCCATTCGCGGGGGGATCCCTGTGTGCTGGCCCTGGTTCGGTAAAGCGGCCACACCATCCCACGGCTTTGCCCGGCTCAGCGACTGGGCTCTCAAAGAACATCGCGAAAACGACCATGGGGTGATCATCAGTCTGACCCTCAAAGCCGACGAAACCACCCAGGCGCTCTGGCCACACCAATTCTGCACTGAACTGACATTTGAAATCGGCCGTGAATTGCACGTTAGCCTGACCTCGACCAATACCGATACCCATGCCTGGTCGTTCAGCGGCGCCCTGCATACCTATTTCACGGTGGGTGATATCCGGGAAACAAGCATCACCGGCATGGGTCAGACCTACCTCGACAGCACCCAAGACGACATTACTTGTGACGGTGAAGCCGTTTTGCAATTCAGCGGAGAGACCGATCGCGTCTATACCTCACCGGAAAGCCCGGTGGTGATCCACGACGCCCGTAACCAGCGCCAGATCCAGGTCAGAAATCAGGGACATGATTGCGCCGTTATTTGGAACCCATGGCAGGCGCTCTCCACCAGCATGGCTGACATGGCGGATAACAGCTTCGAAACTATGGTCTGCGTCGAATCCACAATCCATGAATCCCCGATTGAACTGGTACCAGGTGCCTGCCATACCCTCAGTACGCACATCAAAGTTCATCGCGATTAA